TCGACCGGATGGAGGAGCGCTACGCGTTCGAGACCGACTGGAATCACGGGGAGTATCGGCGCCTCGTGCGGGGGTTCTTCGACGAGGAGTCGGACGCGGCCCTCGCCGAGGAACTCGATGCCGACGAGGGATCGGTCGTCCGGGCTCGGATGGACCTGCACCTGCTTCGCGAGAGCGACACCGAGTTCCCGTTCGAGCTGCGGGAGTTCCGCCGGCTGCGAGCCGAGGAGGAGGACGTCGACCTCTCCGAGGAGCTTGACACCGACGAGGCGACGATCGAACGGGCGATCTGTGTGACCGAAACTCAGGACGAGGCCCGAACCGCCAACGACCGGTTTCGCGACGAGTTCGAGGAGATCGTCACCGACGGCGAACTCTCCTCGCAGCTCGCCGGCGAGACCCGCGAGGACGGCCTCAAGGAGGCCACCGAGGGGATGGAAAACGACCTCTCGATGTGAGGGTTTTTATCGGGTGACGGGTCCAGCGGCTCCGTGCACGCCGTAAGCGACCTCTCGACCGCCGCCTACTGCCCCCGGCAGCTCTACTACCGCCGCGACGACGACTGCGAGATACCCCCATCGGTCGCCGACCGCCGCGAACTGGCCTTCGAGTACGACGACCTGCTCGATGCCGACGACGCGATGCTCGCCGAACGGCCGATCGAACTCCCGCCCGAACAGTACCGCGCAACGCTCGACCGGACCCGCGAGCGCATCGAACGGTGGGACGAGCTCGCCGACCCGCCCCACAGGGAGGTCCTGCTCACGGGACGGGAGTGTCGCGGGATCGCGAGCAAGGTCCTCGAATCTCCCCTCGCACCGTCGTACGTCTCCCCGGGCGCCCCGCCCGAACGGGGCGTCTGGGAGCCCCATTCGGTGCGCGCGGTCGCGCTGGCGAAGGCCCTTTCGTGGGAGCGCGAGGAGCTGGTCGAAACGGCGTTCGTCGAGTACCCCGCCTACGGTACGGTTCGCGAGCTCTCGCTCACCACCCGCCGCAAGGCCGGCTATCGGGCGGCGATCGGTGCCGTCGAGCGGATGGACGGGCCGCCCTCACGCCTGACAAACAGCGCCAAATGTGACGCCTGTGAGTACCGCGAGCGCTGCGGGACGCGCACGCGCTCGCTTCGCTCGTTACTGGGCCTCTAACCAGCCCTCGATCTCCTCGGCGAGCGTTCCGCGCCGATGGATCACGCCGCGTTCGACATCGACGACGGTGCTCTCGGTGCCGCCCGTCTCGCCCCCGTCGAGCACCTGTGTGGCGGCCTCGCGGATCTCCGGATCGAGCGCGTCGGCTCGCCGGACGCTCGGCCGTCCGCTGACGTTCGCACTCGTGGCGGTGATCGGGGCAGCCTCGTCGAGAAGCGCCAGGGCGAGTTCGTGATCCGGGATCCGGATCCCGACCCGATCCCGCCCCGCCGTGAGCTCCTCGGGCACGTCGGGACCGGCCGCAACGATCGCGGTCACGGGTCCCGGCAGGAACTCCTCGATGAACCGCCGCTCGCGCTCGGTGAGGTGCGTGTACTGGGCGGCGCTCTCGACCTCGGGAACGGCCATCGACAGCGGTTTCGACCTGTTTCGTCCCTTCGCCTCGTAGACCCGCTCGACGGCCGCCGGATCCAGTGCATCGGCTCCGAGCCCGTAGACCGTCTCGGTGGGGTAGACGACGAGCCCGCCGTCGTGGATCGCGCGAACCGCACGGTCGATTTCCATACCGCCCGTTCGGCCGCCCGGTCCTATAGCGATTCGATCGCGTCCTCGACCGCGTCGTAGTCGGGGAAGTCGGGCCACTCGTTTGCGACCCAGGCGTACTCGACGGTGCGCTCGTCGTCGAGGACGAACACCGCGGGGCGGGGCTCGGTGATCCCGGCCATCCCGTCGAGGGCGTGGTCGATGCCGTACTCGCGGGCGACGCCGTTGTTCGGATCACTGAACAGCGCGTGATCGATGTCGCGCTCCTCGATGAGCGTCTTGTGCTCGTAGGGCGTCGAGATCGAGAGTCCGACTACCCGTATGGAATCTCCCCACTCGCGGTCGCGGATCTCGTTCCAGACGTACGTCGCCGGGAACGCCCCGTCCATCGGGGTAAAGACGAGCACCAGGGGCTCATCCGAGGCGAGCTCGGAGAGCGAGGCGTCCTCCCAGTACTCGCGGCCCACCAGCGGCCGGGTGAAATCGGGCGCCGTCTCCCCCACTTCGGGGTGGTCGGACGGTTCGAGCTCGACGACGTCGAACTCGACCATCAGGCTTCACCTCCGTTACCGTCGCCGTAGGTCCGGTCGAGGTACTCGACGACGTTTGCGCTCTCGGCCATCCTCACGCCGGTTCGCTCGTCGACGATCACCGGTACTGTCCGGACGCCGCTTTCGCGCTTGACCGCGTTCCGTTCCGAATGCAGCGGTTCGATGAACCGCGAGTGATACTCGAGTCCGAGTTCGTCGAGCCGTCGGACGACCCGTTCGCAGTACGGACACGCCTGCAGCCGGTAGAGCGTGATCTCTGGTCTGTCGGCCATGGAGTCACTACGTGGGCGTTCGGCCTAAACGCTTTCCCGCGGCGGAGAAACGCTTAATCCCGCCGCGTTTGAAGAACGGGTACTGAATGGATCTCTCGATTCTCGCTCAAACGGACCTCTTCGGATTCGAACTCACGACGACGATGATAACCGTCATCGGCAGCCTCGCGATCGTTGTACTCATCGCGCTCTCGGCGTTTTTCTCCTCTTCGGAGATCGCGATGTTCTCGCTCGCCGAACACCGCGTCGACGCGATGGCCGAGGAAGGGCTTCCGGGCGCGGAGATGGTCGCGGCACTCAAGGAGGATCCCCATCGGCTGTTGGTGACGATCCTCGTCGGCAACAACCTCGTCAACATCGCCATGACCGCGATCTCGACGAGCCTTCTCAGTCTCTATTTCGGTGGCGCGATCGCTGCGGTTCTCTCGACGTTCGGCATCACCGCCCTCGTGTTGCTGTTCGGCGAGAGCGGCCCCAAGTCGTATGCCGTCGAGCACACTGAGACGTGGTCCCGTCGGGTCGCCCGCCCGCTGAAGGTCGCCGAGTACGTGATGTACCCGCTCATCGTCGTGTTCGATTACCTCACCCGGCAGATCAACCGCCTGACCGGGAGTCAGGGCGGAGCGATCGAAGAGCCCTACGTCACCCGCTCGGAGATCCAGGACATGCTCGAAACCGGCGAGCGCGAGGGCGTCATCGAGGAGGACGAACACGACATGCTCCAGCGGATCTTCCGGTTTACCGATACCATCGCGAAGGAGGTAATGACGCCCCGCCTCGACATGACCGCGGTGTCGGCCGACGCCACGATCGAGGAGGCGATCCAGACCGCCGTCCAGAGCGGCCACGAGCGCCTCCCGGTCTACGACGGCAACCTCGACAACGTCATCGGTATCGCCACCATCCGGGATCTGGTGCGCGAGCACAACTACGGCGATCCAGACATCGCGCTCGCGGACCTGACGACGCCGACGCTTCACGTCCCCGAGTCGAAGAACGTCGACGAGCTGCTGGCGGAGATGCGCGAGGATCGCCT
The sequence above is drawn from the Halalkalicoccus subterraneus genome and encodes:
- a CDS encoding CRISPR-associated protein Cas4 codes for the protein MHAVSDLSTAAYCPRQLYYRRDDDCEIPPSVADRRELAFEYDDLLDADDAMLAERPIELPPEQYRATLDRTRERIERWDELADPPHREVLLTGRECRGIASKVLESPLAPSYVSPGAPPERGVWEPHSVRAVALAKALSWEREELVETAFVEYPAYGTVRELSLTTRRKAGYRAAIGAVERMDGPPSRLTNSAKCDACEYRERCGTRTRSLRSLLGL
- a CDS encoding redoxin domain-containing protein, with the protein product MVEFDVVELEPSDHPEVGETAPDFTRPLVGREYWEDASLSELASDEPLVLVFTPMDGAFPATYVWNEIRDREWGDSIRVVGLSISTPYEHKTLIEERDIDHALFSDPNNGVAREYGIDHALDGMAGITEPRPAVFVLDDERTVEYAWVANEWPDFPDYDAVEDAIESL
- a CDS encoding L-threonylcarbamoyladenylate synthase, producing the protein MEIDRAVRAIHDGGLVVYPTETVYGLGADALDPAAVERVYEAKGRNRSKPLSMAVPEVESAAQYTHLTERERRFIEEFLPGPVTAIVAAGPDVPEELTAGRDRVGIRIPDHELALALLDEAAPITATSANVSGRPSVRRADALDPEIREAATQVLDGGETGGTESTVVDVERGVIHRRGTLAEEIEGWLEAQ
- a CDS encoding hemolysin family protein produces the protein MDLSILAQTDLFGFELTTTMITVIGSLAIVVLIALSAFFSSSEIAMFSLAEHRVDAMAEEGLPGAEMVAALKEDPHRLLVTILVGNNLVNIAMTAISTSLLSLYFGGAIAAVLSTFGITALVLLFGESGPKSYAVEHTETWSRRVARPLKVAEYVMYPLIVVFDYLTRQINRLTGSQGGAIEEPYVTRSEIQDMLETGEREGVIEEDEHDMLQRIFRFTDTIAKEVMTPRLDMTAVSADATIEEAIQTAVQSGHERLPVYDGNLDNVIGIATIRDLVREHNYGDPDIALADLTTPTLHVPESKNVDELLAEMREDRLKMVIVIDEFGTTEGLVTMEDLVEEVVGEILEGGEDEPVEHVNETTVVVRGEVNIDEVNEALEIDLPEGEEFETIAGFVFNRAGRLVEEGESIAYGDIEITVETVENTRIMKARVEKGAVEPPEDPEEIDQEIE
- a CDS encoding glutaredoxin family protein encodes the protein MADRPEITLYRLQACPYCERVVRRLDELGLEYHSRFIEPLHSERNAVKRESGVRTVPVIVDERTGVRMAESANVVEYLDRTYGDGNGGEA